The following proteins are encoded in a genomic region of Methylobacterium tardum:
- the solA gene encoding N-methyl-L-tryptophan oxidase — protein MTRRVDVAVLGLGAMGSAVLYQLAKSGAAVVGIDRFAPPHAFGSSHGETRITRQAVGEGRDYVPFVGASHRIWRELEAATGETLLNACGALVMAPGHGISSHHGKPDFVGRSISAAQGAGIAHEVLDGAEVARRFPQFLNLAGDEKAYYEPGGGYVFPERCLAAQLGCAAAAGAEIRTGCAVRALSQDGAGIRIETEDGGILADRAVVAAGAWTAPLLGSPFDRLLTVRRQLLHWYALTDDSAYGPQAPVFIWMYGTTDTEYLYGFPPLPGERAIKVATEQYDTATTADGVERRVDPSESAEMYRLRVADRLAGATPEVVRAAACVYTVTPDRGFIIDRHPRMDRLWVVSACSGHGFKHSAGIGEAVAAELAGGPGRVDLAPFALARFG, from the coding sequence ATGACCCGCCGGGTCGACGTCGCGGTCCTCGGGCTCGGCGCGATGGGCAGCGCCGTCCTGTATCAGCTGGCCAAAAGCGGGGCCGCGGTCGTCGGGATCGACCGCTTCGCCCCGCCGCACGCGTTCGGATCGAGCCACGGCGAGACACGCATCACCCGTCAGGCCGTCGGCGAGGGGCGCGACTACGTCCCGTTCGTCGGCGCCTCGCACCGCATCTGGCGCGAGTTGGAGGCGGCGACGGGGGAGACCCTGCTGAATGCCTGCGGCGCCCTCGTCATGGCGCCCGGTCACGGGATCTCGTCCCATCACGGCAAGCCGGACTTCGTCGGCCGCTCGATCAGCGCCGCGCAGGGGGCCGGGATCGCCCACGAGGTGCTCGACGGCGCCGAGGTCGCCCGCCGCTTCCCGCAATTCCTCAACCTCGCGGGCGACGAGAAGGCCTATTACGAGCCGGGTGGCGGCTACGTCTTCCCGGAGCGCTGCCTTGCCGCGCAGCTCGGCTGCGCGGCCGCGGCGGGCGCCGAGATCCGGACCGGCTGCGCGGTGCGGGCGCTCAGCCAGGACGGGGCCGGGATCCGCATCGAGACCGAGGACGGCGGGATCCTGGCTGACCGCGCCGTGGTCGCTGCCGGCGCCTGGACGGCGCCGCTGCTCGGAAGCCCGTTCGACCGGCTGCTCACGGTCCGGCGCCAGCTGCTGCACTGGTACGCGCTGACCGACGACTCGGCCTATGGGCCGCAGGCGCCGGTCTTCATCTGGATGTACGGCACGACCGACACCGAGTACCTCTACGGCTTCCCGCCGCTGCCGGGGGAGCGCGCCATCAAGGTCGCGACCGAGCAGTACGACACCGCCACCACCGCCGACGGGGTGGAGCGCCGCGTCGATCCGTCGGAATCCGCCGAGATGTACCGCCTGCGCGTCGCGGACCGGCTGGCCGGCGCCACGCCGGAGGTCGTCCGGGCGGCCGCCTGCGTCTACACGGTGACCCCCGACCGCGGCTTCATCATCGACCGGCATCCCAGGATGGATCGGCTCTGGGTGGTCTCCGCCTGCTCGGGGCACGGCTTCAAGCACTCGGCCGGGATCGGCGAGGCCGTCGCCGCGGAGCTGGCCGGCGGGCCCGGGCGGGTCGATCTCGCCCCCTTCGCCCTCGCACGCTTCGGTTGA
- a CDS encoding GlxA family transcriptional regulator has protein sequence MSQPEAQTADAGPPGAGDRPQEIGFLLIPGFALLSFASACEPFRAANDLAGRALYRLRYFGEAEGRVASSSGVEVPTEGLPRERGHLHTLFICAGGEPTGWDRPAIHAALRRMARFGVRIGGISGGPYLMAAAGLLAERAFTLHWEYAGATVEAFPEARLTRARYVADADRLTCGGGVAPLDMAHRLIAERMGAAFARRVSDWFLHTAVGAADDPQRASAAERYGVHHPALLTILETMEKTVEAPLSRQAMARLASVSARHLDRLFLDKRGLRFSAQYRAIRLAHGRRLLRQSPLAIGEIATACGFSSAAHFSRSYRSQFGCSPSADRDLSAQTVDRTG, from the coding sequence ATGAGCCAACCCGAAGCACAGACAGCGGATGCGGGTCCTCCAGGAGCGGGGGATCGGCCGCAGGAGATCGGCTTCCTCCTCATCCCGGGCTTCGCGCTGTTGTCGTTCGCCTCGGCCTGCGAGCCATTCCGGGCGGCCAACGACCTGGCGGGGCGCGCCCTCTATCGGCTGCGCTACTTCGGCGAGGCGGAGGGCCGGGTCGCGTCCTCCTCCGGCGTGGAGGTCCCCACCGAGGGGCTGCCCCGGGAGCGCGGGCATCTTCACACCCTCTTCATCTGCGCGGGCGGCGAGCCGACCGGGTGGGACAGGCCGGCGATCCACGCGGCCCTGCGGCGCATGGCCCGATTCGGCGTCCGCATCGGCGGCATATCGGGCGGCCCCTACCTGATGGCCGCGGCGGGGCTGCTGGCGGAGCGCGCCTTCACCCTTCACTGGGAGTATGCCGGCGCCACGGTCGAGGCGTTTCCGGAGGCGCGGCTCACGCGGGCGCGCTACGTCGCCGATGCCGACCGCCTGACCTGCGGCGGCGGGGTCGCCCCCCTCGACATGGCGCACAGGCTGATCGCCGAACGGATGGGCGCGGCCTTCGCGCGCCGCGTCTCGGACTGGTTCCTGCACACCGCCGTGGGCGCCGCGGACGACCCGCAGCGCGCGTCCGCGGCGGAGCGGTACGGCGTCCACCACCCGGCCCTGCTGACAATCCTCGAGACGATGGAGAAGACGGTCGAGGCGCCGCTGAGCCGTCAAGCCATGGCCCGCCTCGCCTCGGTCAGCGCGCGTCACCTCGATCGGCTGTTCCTCGACAAGCGGGGCCTGCGTTTCTCGGCGCAGTACCGGGCCATTCGCCTGGCCCACGGCCGGCGCCTGTTGCGCCAGAGCCCCCTGGCGATCGGAGAGATCGCGACGGCCTGCGGGTTCTCGAGCGCGGCGCATTTTTCCCGCAGCTACCGGTCCCAGTTCGGGTGCAGCCCCTCCGCAGACCGAGACCTGTCGGCCCAGACTGTCGACCGCACGGGTTGA